One Bos indicus x Bos taurus breed Angus x Brahman F1 hybrid chromosome 6, Bos_hybrid_MaternalHap_v2.0, whole genome shotgun sequence genomic window carries:
- the ODAPH gene encoding odontogenesis associated phosphoprotein codes for MAHRPCFSYWLLVCWLVVTVAEGQEVVTPPGDSQNNANPTDCEILTLTPPPATRNPVTRIQPITRTPRYFPRRRLWRGSSSEESREKREAPNVLK; via the exons ATGGCTCACAGACCCTGCTTCTCCTACTGGCTATTGGTCTGCTGGTTGGTGGTAACTGTGGCAGAAG GACAAGAAGTGGTCACGCCTCCTGGAGACTCACAAAATAATGCAAACCCTACAGACTGCGAGATCTTAACActcacccctccccctgccacaAGGAACCCAGTGACTAGGATCCAGCCCATCACCAGGACACCCAGG TACTTCCCcaggagaagactctggagaggaAGTTCCTCtgaggaaagcagagaaaagagagaagcccCAAATGTGCTGAAGTAA